From a single Glycine soja cultivar W05 chromosome 19, ASM419377v2, whole genome shotgun sequence genomic region:
- the LOC114399894 gene encoding GDSL esterase/lipase At5g33370-like, which translates to MTSVLVFGFCVTVSLVLALGSVSAQPTRAFFVFGDSLVDSGNNDFLATTARADAPPYGIDYPTHRPTGRFSNGLNIPDLISLGLGLEPTLPYLSPLLVGEKLLIGANFASAGIGILNDTGIQFLNIIHIQKQLKLFHEYQERLSLHIGAEGARNLVNRALVLITLGGNDFVNNYYLVPYSARSRQFSLPDYVRYLISEYRKVLRRLYDLGTRRVLVTGTGPMGCVPAELATRSRTGDCDVELQRAASLFNPQLVEMLNGLNQELGADVFIAANAQRMHMDFVSNPRAYGFVTSKIACCGQGPYNGVGLCTAASNLCPNRDLYAFWDPFHPSEKASRIIVQQILRGTTEYMHPMNLSTIMAIDSRT; encoded by the exons ATGACTAGTGTTTTGGTGTTTGGCTTTTGTGTAACAGTAAGCTTGGTTCTAGCACTTGGTTCTGTTTCTGCTCAACCAACACGGGCTTTCTTCGTTTTCGGTGATTCGCTCGTCGACAGTGGTAACAATGACTTCTTGGCAACCACAGCCAGAGCAGACGCTCCACCCTATGGCATTGACTACCCAACACACAGACCCACTGGACGCTTCTCTAATGGCCTAAACATCCCTGACTTAATCA GTTTGGGGCTTGGCCTAGAGCCTACACTGCCCTATTTGAGCCCGCTACTAGTTGGAGAGAAGCTTTTAATTGGTGCCAATTTTGCATCCGCTGGAATTGGCATTCTCAACGACACGGGGATTCAATTT TTGAACATTATCCACATTCAGAAGCAACTGAAGCTATTCCATGAGTATCAGGAAAGGTTAAGTTTACACATTGGTGCAGAGGGAGCTCGGAACCTAGTAAACAGAGCACTCGTCCTCATCACTCTTGGAGGCAATGATTTTGTCAACAATTACTACTTGGTGCCATATTCAGCAAGATCTCGCCAATTTTCTCTCCCTGACTATGTGCGCTATCTCATATCTGAGTACCGCAAAGTTCTCAGG AGGCTTTATGATTTGGGTACTCGTAGGGTTCTTGTAACTGGTACAGGACCAATGGGGTGTGTTCCTGCGGAATTAGCGACGAGAAGCAGAACTGGTGATTGCGACGTGGAACTTCAGAGAGCTGCATCGTTATTCAATCCCCAACTCGTTGAAATGTTAAACGGACTAAATCAAGAACTCGGTGCTGACGTTTTCATTGCTGCTAATGCCCAACGCATGCACATGGATTTCGTTTCCAACCCTCGAGCTTATG GATTTGTTACATCGAAGATAGCTTGTTGTGGGCAAGGGCCATATAACGGGGTTGGACTGTGCACAGCGGCCTCAAACTTGTGTCCAAACAGAGACCTTTACGCGTTTTGGGATCCATTCCATCCATCCGAGAAAGCTAGTCGAATCATAGTCCAACAGATCCTCAGAGGCACCACTGAGTACATGCACCCCATGAATCTTAGCACCATCATGGCCATCGATTCCAGGACTTGA